One window of the Caldibacillus debilis DSM 16016 genome contains the following:
- the hflX gene encoding GTPase HflX, producing MEKAILVGCQLPNTDDSRFSYSMEELRSLADTAQFRTAAVLSQKREKIDGNTYLGKGKLEELKALIGELGADLVIFNDELSPVQVRNLSELLDAEILDRTQLILQIFAKRARSREGKLQVELARLEYMLPRLTGRGNELSRLGGGIGTRGPGETKLEADRRHIQKRIYETKRQLDAVIKHRERYRERRKKNGMFRVALVGYTNAGKSTIFNRLTDADALAEDRLFATLDPLTRKMALPSGYRVLLSDTVGFIEKLPTALIAAFRSTLEEALEADLLLHVVDGSNPDHEQQEKTVQKILAELGAGHIPQLTVYNKADRIDGPFFPSVSGDYLLISAFEPEDIRRLRKKMEEMAVREMERYQILLPFPEGKLYSRLKEETVLEHFSVMKDGECYQASGYILPGHPLKKEIERFSKIRA from the coding sequence ATGGAAAAGGCGATCCTTGTCGGATGTCAATTGCCGAATACCGATGATTCCAGATTCAGCTATTCCATGGAAGAATTGCGTTCCTTGGCGGATACGGCCCAATTTCGGACGGCCGCGGTCCTTTCCCAAAAACGGGAAAAAATCGACGGGAATACCTATCTCGGCAAGGGGAAATTGGAGGAGCTGAAAGCCCTGATCGGCGAACTCGGTGCGGATCTGGTCATTTTCAACGACGAATTGTCGCCGGTGCAGGTCAGGAATTTGTCAGAGTTGCTGGATGCCGAGATCCTCGACCGGACCCAGTTGATCCTGCAAATTTTCGCCAAGCGGGCCAGATCCCGGGAAGGGAAATTGCAGGTGGAATTGGCCAGGCTGGAATACATGCTCCCGAGGCTGACCGGCCGGGGGAACGAGCTTTCCCGCCTCGGCGGCGGAATCGGCACGCGCGGTCCGGGGGAAACGAAGCTGGAAGCGGACCGCCGCCATATCCAAAAGCGGATATATGAAACGAAAAGGCAGCTGGATGCGGTCATCAAACACCGGGAGCGGTACCGGGAGCGGCGGAAAAAAAACGGGATGTTCCGGGTGGCCCTGGTCGGCTATACCAACGCGGGGAAATCGACGATTTTCAACCGGCTGACCGATGCGGACGCCCTGGCGGAAGACCGGCTGTTCGCCACCTTGGATCCGTTGACCCGGAAGATGGCGCTGCCGAGCGGATATCGGGTTCTCCTCAGCGACACCGTCGGCTTCATCGAAAAATTGCCCACCGCGCTGATCGCCGCCTTCCGTTCCACGCTGGAGGAGGCGTTGGAAGCGGACCTTCTGCTCCATGTCGTCGACGGTTCCAATCCCGACCATGAACAGCAGGAAAAGACGGTGCAAAAAATTTTGGCGGAATTGGGGGCCGGCCATATTCCCCAATTGACGGTCTATAATAAGGCGGATCGGATCGACGGACCGTTTTTCCCGAGCGTCAGCGGGGATTATTTGCTGATCTCGGCCTTCGAACCGGAAGACATCCGCCGCTTGAGAAAAAAGATGGAGGAAATGGCGGTCCGGGAGATGGAAAGATATCAAATCCTGCTTCCTTTCCCGGAAGGCAAACTTTATTCCCGTCTGAAGGAAGAAACGGTTCTCGAGCATTTTTCCGTGATGAAAGACGGGGAATGCTACCAGGCAAGCGGCTATATTTTGCCCGGGCATCCGTTAAAAAAGGAAATCGAAAGGTTTTCCAAAATCCGCGCTTAG
- a CDS encoding methionine gamma-lyase family protein — MEKATAMLDLKHASVLGPLVEEVEKQIEPVHKAIERTAEYNQYRVLQSFRRHRVSESHFIPSTGYGYDDYGRETLEAVYADCFGAESALVRPQIMSGTHAITLSLFGVLRPGDELLYITGKPYDTLEKVIGASGDGTGSLRDFGIGFRYVPLADNGFPDYPRIREAISERTKVIGIQRSRGYADRPSFTIAEIREMIRFVKEIKEDCIVFVDNCYGEFVEEKEPCHVGADLIAGSLIKNPGGGIVKTGGYIAGKKELVEKCANRLASPGIGREGGATLYSLLEMYQGFFLAPHAVSQALKGAVFTAAVLEKLGMKTNPAWNEKRTDIIQSIQFSDPKRMVSFCQAIQSASPVNAHVLPEPSEMPGYSDEVIMAAGTFIQGASLELTADGPIRQPYIVYMQGGLTYEHVKLAVCAALDRLLEQGLASPAR; from the coding sequence ATGGAAAAAGCAACTGCGATGCTGGACTTGAAACACGCTTCTGTATTGGGACCTCTGGTGGAAGAAGTGGAAAAGCAAATCGAACCGGTCCATAAAGCGATCGAACGGACCGCCGAATACAATCAATACCGGGTTTTGCAAAGTTTCCGCAGGCACCGGGTCAGCGAATCCCATTTCATCCCGTCGACCGGTTACGGTTATGACGATTACGGCCGGGAGACGCTGGAGGCCGTCTACGCCGACTGTTTCGGCGCCGAGAGCGCCCTCGTCCGCCCGCAGATCATGTCCGGCACCCACGCCATCACCCTTTCCTTGTTCGGCGTCCTCCGTCCGGGAGACGAGCTGTTGTACATCACGGGGAAACCATACGATACCTTGGAGAAGGTGATCGGCGCCTCCGGCGATGGGACAGGCTCCTTGAGGGATTTCGGGATCGGGTTTCGCTATGTGCCCCTGGCGGATAACGGGTTTCCCGATTATCCCCGCATCCGGGAGGCGATCTCCGAAAGGACGAAGGTGATCGGCATCCAGCGTTCCAGGGGATATGCGGACCGGCCGTCCTTCACCATCGCGGAAATCCGGGAAATGATCCGCTTTGTCAAGGAAATCAAGGAGGACTGCATCGTATTCGTCGACAATTGCTACGGGGAATTTGTGGAAGAGAAGGAACCTTGCCATGTCGGCGCGGATCTCATCGCCGGTTCCCTCATCAAAAACCCCGGGGGCGGCATCGTAAAAACCGGCGGCTATATTGCGGGAAAAAAGGAATTGGTGGAAAAATGCGCCAATCGCCTGGCGAGTCCCGGGATCGGGAGGGAAGGAGGAGCCACCCTGTACAGCCTGCTGGAAATGTACCAGGGGTTTTTCCTTGCGCCCCATGCCGTCAGCCAGGCTTTGAAAGGAGCGGTTTTCACGGCGGCGGTTCTCGAAAAGCTGGGAATGAAGACGAACCCGGCCTGGAACGAGAAACGGACGGACATCATCCAATCCATCCAATTTTCCGATCCGAAGCGGATGGTTTCTTTCTGCCAGGCGATCCAGAGCGCCTCTCCCGTGAATGCCCACGTTCTGCCCGAGCCGAGCGAAATGCCCGGCTATTCGGATGAAGTGATCATGGCGGCGGGGACGTTCATTCAAGGGGCGAGCCTGGAATTGACCGCCGACGGGCCGATCCGGCAGCCATACATCGTGTACATGCAAGGCGGCCTGACCTATGAACATGTGAAATTGGCCGTCTGCGCGGCCCTGGATCGATTGCTGGAACAAGGTTTGGCGAGCCCGGCGCGCTGA